ATTTATGATATTTAGGCACTTTATCCCTACAAAAATAGTTTTCGGCAGGAAGTCTCTTAATAAACTATCTCAAGAGGTGGAATCTCTTAAATTGGATACTTCAAAGACTGCAATTATCTGCGGTAGGTCTGCCGTAAGCCACGGCTACGCTGAAGCTATAAAGAAGCAGATAAGCGGGAAAGTGGAAGTTTTTGACCTTGTAGAAGCTGACCCTTCTGTAGAAAATGCTTACGCCGTTTTGGAAGTTGTAAGAAAGTTTTCTCCCACTTTAATAATTGCTGTTGGCGGCGGAAGTGCGATAGATGTGGCAAAAGTTGTTTCCATTATGCTTACTAATTCTGGTGCGATTGAAGAATACATAGGCGTTCCGGATGCTTTTAAAAATCCTTCTGTTCCTCTTGTGGCTGTTCCTACTACTTCCGGTTCCGGTTCTGAAGTTACGCCTTACGCCGTTTTGACCGATAGAAAAAAGTACCGTAAAGCGCCTCTTATATCGCGGTTTCTCTTTCCCGTTTTGGCTGTTGATGACCCAGAGCTTACAGTTTCAAAGTCTCAAATTGTTACGGCGAACACCGGCGTTGACGCTCTCACTCACGCAGTAGAGTCTTTCCTTTCAAAGAGAGCTACGCCAATTTCGAGACTTTATTCTCTTGAAGCTATAAGTCTTATTTATAAATATCTTCCGAGAGCTTTTGGAAATCCTGCTGACATTGAGGCAAGAGAGAAAACTATGTTGGGGAGTTTGTTTGGCGGTATGGCTATTGCTGACGCAGGAGCCGGTTTGGTTCACACTTTGGCGCACATTTTGGGCGTTCTCTATAAAGTTCCTCACGGTCTTGCGAATGGGGTGTTTTTGGTTCCCGTGCTTTCGTTCTACGGGTTGTCTGCTAAAAAGGAGATAGAAGAAATTGGAAAGGTTATGGGAGTTGAGGGTAATTATAAAGAAGTGCTTTCAGTTTTGAGGGAGTTCCTTTCTTTCTTGGGAATTCCATCAAGCTTAAAGGACCTTGGAGTGATGGAGTCTGACATCTCTCAGTTTGTAAGCCTTGCCATGGAGAAAAAGTTTTTAATGGCTAACTTACCGAGAATCCCTTCTGAAAGAGACCTGCGGAGAATTCTAGAATCAGCGTTTTGATAAAGGGGGCGTAAAGCCCCCAATCAGTTATTTCTCGTCTTTACCTTTATCTTCCTTCTTACCTTCTTCAGGTTCTTTAACGATAATCTTAACTTCTTTTCTTGCACTTTCTGCTTTTGGAAGTCTTATCTCTAAAATTCCTTTATCGTAGGTGGCTTCTATACCGTCTTCTTTTACTTCGACCGGCAATGGGATTACCCTCTGGAACTCGCCGTAGAAGCTTTCGCTGAAGAATACATTTTCTCTTTCATCTTTCTTTTCTTCTTTCTTAACGCCTCTGATTATGAGGTAGTTACCCCTTACGCGGATGTCTATGCTGTCTTTGTCAAGTCCTGGCATTTCTGCTCTTACTACTACTTCGTCTGGCGTTTCGTACATTTCTATTCTTGGTTCAAAGCCCATTTCAAAACCGCCTGCCGGGAAGCCTCTGAACATTTCAGACATCATTCTTTCCATTTCTTGAAACTGCCTGAAAATATCTTCAAAGGGGTCAAACCCTCTTCTTCTGCCGAAAAATCCTCCAAACATCGCTCCCTCCTTAAAAAAGTTTTTTAGAAATTTTCATTCCTGATTTTAAATTAGGCGGTTCTTTAAATTTTGCAAGGGACTTTGACTTCTAACTCTAATTCAACGCCGAATTTTTCTTTGACTCTTTTCCTGGCGGTTAGTATCAGCTCTTTGAACTCTTCGAACGTTGCACCACCATAGTTTACGGCGAAGTTTGCGTGTTTTTCTGAAAATCCCACCCTTCCCACTCTAAATCCTTTTAAGCCTGCCTGGTCAAGTAGTTTCCCTGCCGGCGGGAGGGGGTGGGGGGGATTTTTGAACGTGGAGCCTGCAGTTTTCAGGTAAAAGGGCGGTTGTGTTTCAAGGCGCTTTCTTACGAAATGGGCGATTTTTTCTTTTACTCTTGCATCTTTTTTTATTTTGAAGGTTGCTTCTACGATGATGCCGAGGGAGGGGAGGGGGGATTTTCTGTATCCGAAAGAATCAAAATCTTTGAGAACTTCAACTTCGCCGCTTTCAAAACTTAAGAACTTAACTTCTATCAATCTTTCTTTTACTTCAAATCCGTAAGCTCCTGCGTTCTGGGCAATTAACCCTCCCACCGTTGCTCTTCTTATCCCTGCTAAATGTTCAAAAAGGGAAAATCCCCCCCTTATCTGCTCCTTTAAAATTTCCTTTAACGTTACACCTGCTCCTGCAGTTAAAGTTTCTTCAGAAAACGCAAAATTTCTAAAAAGCTTGAGAGATATAAGCCTTTTTTCTAAAACTTCAGGTATTACTACGTTTGACCCGCCCCCTAAAACGAAAAAATCCCCTCCCTCTACTAAATTCTTCAACTCTTTAACGTTTTCAGGGTAAAAAATGTCGTGAATTCCGCCAATACCTATGGTGGTAATTTCTTCCGCCGAACGCTTTTCTACCTTCAATTCAGAGCCTTACGAAGAGATTTCCATTGCTGCCTTCACAAAATCAACAAATAGAGGGTGCGGTTCTCTCGGTCTTGACTTGAATTCAGGGTGATACTGAACGGCGACAAACCACGGATGGTCTTTAACTTCAACAACCTCAACTAACTTTCCATCCGGCGACGTTCCCGCTATTACCAGACCTGCCTTTTCAAGAACCTCTTTAAACTTATTGTTAAATTCGTATCTATGCCTGTGCCTTTCAGATATCTCTTTCTTTCCGTATGCTTTAAAGCTGAAGGTTCCTTCTTTCAAAACGCACGGATAAGCGCCCAACCTCATCGTTCCGCCTTTTTCGCTTACCTTTTTCTGCTCTTCCATCAGGTCAATAACCGGATATTTTGTGGAAGAGTCAAACTCTGCGCTGTGAGCACCTTCTAACCCTGCAACGTTTCTTGCAAACTCTATTACCGCGCACTGCATTCCAAGACATATGCCGAAAAACGGAATCTTATTTTCTCTTGCAAACTGAACTGCCTTTATCTTTCCTTCAACGCCCCTTTCGCCAAATCCTCCCGGCACTAAAACGCCACAAACGTCAGACAGGAATTCTTCCGGCTCTTTTTCGTCAAGCTCTTCTGCGCTTACCCACTTGATTTCAACTTTCACGTCGTTTGCCGCTCCTGCGTGGACGAACGATTCTATAATGCTTTTGTAGGCATCCGGCAGCTCAACGTATTTACCTACAACTGCTATCCTTACAGTTCCCTTTGAAGGTTTCTTTATCCTGTGAACAATCTCTTTCCATTTAGAAAGGTCTGAGTCTTTTGTAGCAGGTAGCTGGAGCTTTTCAACTATAAGCTCGTCAATTCCTTCTTTCTTCAAAACTAAAGGAACTTCGTAAATCGTAGAAAGGTCTTTTGCTGTGATAACTTCCCTCTCTTTTAGATTTGCAAACAGGGCTATTTTTTTCTTTACTGAAGCTGGGATACTTCTTTCTGCCCTACAGACTATTATGTCAGGCTGGATACCTATCGCCCTTAATTCTTTAACCGAGTGCTGAGTTGGTTTGGTTTTTAGCTCACCAGCGGCTTTAACGTAAGGCACATAAGTTACATGAACGTAAATGGCGTTTGCCCTTCCAACTTCTGTTCCAAGCTGCCTTATAGCCTCTAAAAACGGCAAACCTTCTATATCTCCAACGGTTCCACCAACTTCAACGATTACCACATCAACATCTGAAGACATCAGTTGCCTTATTTTTTCTTTAATTAAGTTGGTGACGTGGGGAATAACCTGAACTGTTCCTCCTAAAAACTCACCCTTTCTCTCTTTTTGAATAATCTCCTGGTATATCTGACCGGAAGTAACGTTGTTAATTCTCTTCATTGTAGCGTGGGTGAAGCGCTCGTAGTGTCCTAAGTCAAGGTCTGTTTCCGCGCCGTCGTCGGTAACGTAAACCTCTCCGTGCTGGTATGGATTCATCGTTCCGGCATCAACGTTCAAATACGGGTCAAGCTTCTGTATAGTAACTTTAAATCCCCTGCTTTCTAAAAGCGTGCCTATTGAAGAAGCAGTTATACCTTTACCGATAGAGGAGAGAACGCCTCCGGTTACAAAGATTAGTTTAGAAGCCATTTTTCATCTCCTTTTCAAGTATCTTTTCAGCTTTTTTAAGGTCTTCTGCCGTGTCTATTCCGAAAGGTGCTGACGGGGCGTCGGCAACGTAAATTTTCTCGCCGTTTTCTAAAATCCTTAACTGCTCTAACTTTTCTATCTCTTCAAGCTTTCCTCTGTTCCAGGAAACAAACCTTTCAAGCGCTTCCTTCGTGTATCCGTATATCCCAACGTGCTTTAAAAATATTGAAACGTCGAGCTTTTCATCTCTCGGGAAAGGAATTAAACTCCTTGAAAAGTAGAGTGCATATTTGTTTTTATCTCTAACTACTTTTACGTTGTGAGGTGATTGGACGTCTTCAAGCGACGAGAACGGAACAGCAACCGTCGCGAATTCTGCTTTTCCTTCAAACAGCGCTTTCGCAACTGGCAAAACGTGTTCTTTCTTTACGAACGGCTCGTCACCCTGGACGTTGATTATGTATTTAACGTTTTTATCCTTCACTGCCTCAAATACTCTGTCCGTTCCGCTCGGCAGTTCAGAAGGCGTCATAACAACTTCAACGTCAACGCCTTTTAGAGCTTTTGCAACTTCTCTGCCGTCGGTGGCAACTATCACTTTTTCTGTTATTTTTAAACAGCTTTCAGCCGTTCTGACTATTAAGGGTTTTCCTTTGAGCTGCTGGAGGGGTTTTCGGGGAAGCCTTGTGGAACCAAGCCTTGCAGGAATTACTATGACAAATTCTTCCACGCTTCCCCCTTAAGAGGTGAGTGTTTCAACTATTGAGGCAAACATCCTGTATCCGTCTGTTGAACCTAATATGGCTTCTGAAGCTCTTTCGGGGTGTGGCATTAAGCCAAACACGTTGCCCCTTTTGTTGCAAATGCCGGCTATGTTGTTTAAAGAACCATTAGGGTTGAACTCTTCGCTTACTTCACCCTCAGGTGAACAGTATCTTACGACTACCTGTCCGTTTTCTTCTAATTCTTTTAAAACTTCAGGTGGACAGGTGTAGTTTCCTTCAGCGTGGGCTATCGGTATCCTGATTACTTCTCCTTTATCGTAAAGCTTCGTAAAAGGTGTTTCATTGTTCTCAACTTTCAGGTGAACGAATTCACATATGAAGGTAAGCGTTTTGTTTGGAAGCATTGCACCAGGCAAAAGGCCTGCTTCTAAAAGTATTTGAAATCCGTTGCATATTCCCATAACGAGTCCGCCTTTTTCCGCAAATTCGCATATACTTTCTGTAACCGGAGAAATCTTCGCCATCGCGCCAGCTCTTAAGTAGTCACCGTAAGAAAATCCCCCCGGCACCACCACGCAGTCAATTCCGGAAAGATCGGTTTCCCTGTGCCATAAGTATTTAACTTCATGCCCTAAAACTTTTTCTATAACCCAGCCAACGTCTCTATCGCAGTTACTACCGGGATAAACGGGAATGCCGAACTTCATTACTTCACCTCTTCAATTTCGTATGAATACTCTTCAATTACCGGATTTACTAAAAACCTTTTAGCCATTTCTTCAATCTCTTTCTTCACTTCTTCTTCCGATTCTGCCTCAACGTTCATCGTTATGAACTTACCAACTCTTACGTTGCTCACCTTTTCAAACCCCAAGCTGTGAGCAGCCTTTTCAACGGCAACGCCCTGCGGGTCTAAAATTCCTTCCCTGTAACTTATGTAAACTTTTACCCTGTAAAGCGCCATTTCCACCTCTTTCCCGTTTGTTGGGAAAATTCTAACATTTGTCGGGTATTATTTTTATTACGGCAGGTAAGGGAAGATGAGAGACCTTCGCCTCGTATTCTTTGAAAATAAATTGAATAGATACAGCATTAACGCCCTTTTAGGGGCTATTGAAACTTACGAAGAGCTTGAGCGCCTTCCCATATACTTTGTTCAAAATTCTGAAGAAGCTGTTTCTCTTATAAACTCTTTTCCGAAAACTGCACTAACCGTTTTGAACTTTTCCTTCTTTACACCGCAGTTGTGGGACGTTAGAGAGTCTGTTAAGAAGATAAGAAGGGAAGTTAAGCGCGAGCTTATTCTTACCGCAGGAGGTCCTCACCCTTCAGGTGACCCTATCGGAACGCTGAAGATGGGATTTGACCGCGTTTTTGTAGGAGAAGGTGAGGTTTCTTTTCCCGCTTTTCTTAAGAGTTTGATGGAAAATAAAGAATATCAGGCTTCTTCAAGCCTTTGCGTAAACCTTAACGCCTTTCTGCCATTTTCTATCAGGTTCAGAAGGTTTAACCCGATAGAGATTACCCGCGGTTGCCCCTTTGGTTGTGCGTTTTGCCAAACGCCGAGGATTTTCGGCAGAAAGGTTAGGCACAGGAGTATAGATGTAGTCGTTTCGCACGTTGAGACAATGATAAAACACGGTTTAAAAGATATCAGGTTTATAACCCCCAACGCTCTGTCTTACGGTTCTGAAGATGGAATAAAGCTTAACCTGAAAGCCGTTGAGGAGTTGCTTTCTTCTGTAAAAAAGATTAAGGGCGTAAGGAGAGTATTTTTCGGTTCTTTCCCTTCGGAAGTAAGACCTGAACACGTTACAGAAGAATCAGTAGAGCTTATCAAGCGATATGCCGATAACGACAACCTGGTAATAGGCGCCCAATCTGGAAGCGACAGAATTCTAAAGCTTTGCGGAAGGAAACACACCGTTGAAGATGTTTACAGAGCGGTGAAAATAGCCGTAAAGAACGGCTTTAAAGCAAAGGTTGACTTCATCTTCGGCTTTCCCGACGAAACGGAAGACGACATAAAACAGACAATAAACTTTATGGAGGAGTTAACTAAATTGGGTGCATCAATCCACGCTCACTTTTTCATGCCACTTCCCAAAACTCCTTTTGCTGCAAAAAAGCCAAAACCTGTAGATTTGAAGCTTTTAAGAGTTATAAATAAGCTTACGGGTAAGGGGCTACTTTTTGGAAACTGGAAACAGCAGGAGCAGTTGGCGTTTAAAATTTACGACTACCTGCACGGGCAATTTGATAACATTTCTACCACCTTAAAGGAGAAGGCTTTTGACGCGGTGTAGAAACTGTGGGTTTATTAAGTGGTATTTTCTTGTAATAGTGGTGGCTGCGTTTACGCTGCGGTTTTACCCTCAGTATTCAGCTTTTATCAACAGTTTTTTCCTTATAGGCATTCCGCTACTTTCAAAGAAAACGCCGGAGCAATTAGGTTTTAAAAACTTTAAAAGCGGTATTTTGTGGGGGCTTGCAGCTTCAGTTACCGTTCTTCCTGTTTACGCTTTAGTTTTAACTATCTTAGGGGCAAAATTTTTGCTTCCTAATACTGATAAACTGCTGAATCTGCTTTCTTTCTATTTTGTCGTTGCCCTATCAGAGGAAACTTTCTTCAGGGGATACTTCTACTCTGAAATGGAAAATGAGCCTTTCTTTCTTTTTATATCAAAAAACAACTTTGTTTCAAGCTTTCTCTTTGCTACTGCGCATGCATTTATATACTACAACCCTATAATGTTTAAAGTTTTCTTTCCCTCTCTGATTATGGGATGGCTTTACGAAAAGAGTGGCTCTATATTTGCACCAGTAATCTTTCACTGGCTTTCAGACGTTATTTACGCTTTGATTAAGTTTTAGCGGAGAGTTAGATGAAGAAGTTGTTTTTTTTAATAGCTTTTTTAGTGTTTGTTTTAGATAGAATTACAAAACTTTTAGCTGTGAAATTCCTTGTTAAGTCTGTGTCTATAATTCCCGGATTTTTCAGCCTCACTTTAGCTGAAAACAGGGGAGCTGCCTTCAGCATTTTCTCTTCTGGGAATCAAATAGTTAGGTTTTTCTTTCTAATAATTTTGCCGGTTGCCGTAATTGGCTGGATAGTTTTTTACGTTTTAAAACGAGAGAACCTGTCTTTACTTGAAGTTGTTTCCTTATCTCTCATTACCGGCGGTGCTTTAGGAAATTTGTTTGACAGGGTTTTAAACGGAAGAGTGGTTGACTTTATAGACTTTCACATTGGCGTTTATCACTATCCCACGTTTAACGTAGCCGATGTAGCAGTTTTTCTTGGTTGCCTGCTTCTTCTCTATAAGTATATGAAAAGTTGACTTTAGTGTTAGGCTGAATAATTTTTAACTTAGCATCGTGACTACTTGACAAAGAGGTGATATAATTGGGGAACTATAAATTCCCCCCATCTTTTATCCAGGAGTTGCTCTCAAGGGTTGACATAGTTGACATAGTATCCCACTACCTTACCCTCAAGCAGGTAGGAAGAAACTTCACAGCTCTCTGTCCCTTCCATCCAGAAAAAACTCCTTCTTTCGTTGTAAGCCCTGAAAAGCAGATATTTAAGTGTTTTGGATGCGGCGTAGGTGGAAACGCCATAACTTTTGTTGAAAAGTATGAGAATCTGTCTTTCCCAGAAGCAGTTAAAAGGGTTGCTGAACTTTCCGGGATAGAACTTCCAACGGAATTCAAGGAAGACGATGCGCTATCAAAGATAGAAGAAGAAGGTTACAAAGTAGCCGAGTATTTTCACTCTAAAATTTCTCAACTTAAAGATTACCTGCAGAATAGGGGAATTGAAGAATCAACCGCTTCGCGCTTTTTGTTGGGATACGCTCCAAGGGGATATTCAAGAGAACTAAAGGTCAGCAGAGAAACTGCCAGAGAATTAGGTATTATTTCTGAGTCTGGTAAAGAGTTCTTTGCAGAACGCCTCATTATTCCCATATTCAGCCACGGCGGTAAGGTTGTTGCTTTTGCCGGCAGAGTTCTTTCTAATGATTCTAAACTGCCTAAATACATAAACAGTCCAGAAAGCTCCGTTTTTAAGAAAAACTCAACCCTTTACGGCTTTTACCAGTCAAAAGAGGAAATTTTAAAAACCAGAACAGCAGTTGTTGTTGAAGGATACTTTGACGTTATCTCTCTTCATCAGATAGGTGTAAGAAATGCAGTAGCTCCTATGGGAACCTCTATAACGGAAAATCACGTTAGAATTTTGTCCCGCTACGTTGAAAAGCCTGTTCTTGCGTTTGACGGAGACAGTGCCGGTAAAAAGGCGACTTTAAGAGCGGCAGGGTTGTTTTTAGTAAAAGGTAAAGAGCCGTTTGTCGCTCCTATGCCAGAAGGCGAAGACCCTGATTCACTTTCTCACTCTTTACCAGAAAAGCTGAAAGAGATTGTTAATTCACCTCTTCCCTTTATAGACTGGGTTATAGATTCGGCAGTAAAGTTTCCAGACCTTGAAAAGTCTCACTTCTTGCGCGAATTTGCAAACGCGATAGCGCCTTTAAGGTTAGCCAATCCTTTCCTTTACAAGATTTATGTGAGTAAAGTTTCTGCTCAGTTTGACGTTGACCCTGCCTGGTTTAAGGTTAACGCTCCAAACTTTAGAAAAAAAGAAGATTCAGAAGAATCCGTTCCTGTTCCTCCGGTAGAAAAGGCATTTATTAAGGGATTGGTGGAAAGAAAGATTGAGTTTCCGTTGGAGGTTTCGCCTAACGTTTTCCTTTCTCCTTTAACGGCAAAAATTTACACGCTTTTAAAGAATGCTGGATTTTCCCACCTTACCGTTCAGTCAGAATTTCCCGAGCTAGCTTCAGTTCTTTCAGAAATACTCTTTTCAGACTTTACTGATGATGAGATAAGAAGTGCTTTCTGCCGAATAGCCGTTAAGGAGTTAAAGAGAAGACTTCGCAAAATAGAGGATGTTGACGAAAAGAGGTATTTGAGGCAGCTCATAGTAGAGCTTGAAAAGAAAA
This region of Desulfurobacterium pacificum genomic DNA includes:
- a CDS encoding iron-containing alcohol dehydrogenase family protein; amino-acid sequence: MIFRHFIPTKIVFGRKSLNKLSQEVESLKLDTSKTAIICGRSAVSHGYAEAIKKQISGKVEVFDLVEADPSVENAYAVLEVVRKFSPTLIIAVGGGSAIDVAKVVSIMLTNSGAIEEYIGVPDAFKNPSVPLVAVPTTSGSGSEVTPYAVLTDRKKYRKAPLISRFLFPVLAVDDPELTVSKSQIVTANTGVDALTHAVESFLSKRATPISRLYSLEAISLIYKYLPRAFGNPADIEAREKTMLGSLFGGMAIADAGAGLVHTLAHILGVLYKVPHGLANGVFLVPVLSFYGLSAKKEIEEIGKVMGVEGNYKEVLSVLREFLSFLGIPSSLKDLGVMESDISQFVSLAMEKKFLMANLPRIPSERDLRRILESAF
- a CDS encoding Hsp20/alpha crystallin family protein — translated: MFGGFFGRRRGFDPFEDIFRQFQEMERMMSEMFRGFPAGGFEMGFEPRIEMYETPDEVVVRAEMPGLDKDSIDIRVRGNYLIIRGVKKEEKKDERENVFFSESFYGEFQRVIPLPVEVKEDGIEATYDKGILEIRLPKAESARKEVKIIVKEPEEGKKEDKGKDEK
- the murB gene encoding UDP-N-acetylmuramate dehydrogenase, which produces MKVEKRSAEEITTIGIGGIHDIFYPENVKELKNLVEGGDFFVLGGGSNVVIPEVLEKRLISLKLFRNFAFSEETLTAGAGVTLKEILKEQIRGGFSLFEHLAGIRRATVGGLIAQNAGAYGFEVKERLIEVKFLSFESGEVEVLKDFDSFGYRKSPLPSLGIIVEATFKIKKDARVKEKIAHFVRKRLETQPPFYLKTAGSTFKNPPHPLPPAGKLLDQAGLKGFRVGRVGFSEKHANFAVNYGGATFEEFKELILTARKRVKEKFGVELELEVKVPCKI
- a CDS encoding CTP synthase produces the protein MASKLIFVTGGVLSSIGKGITASSIGTLLESRGFKVTIQKLDPYLNVDAGTMNPYQHGEVYVTDDGAETDLDLGHYERFTHATMKRINNVTSGQIYQEIIQKERKGEFLGGTVQVIPHVTNLIKEKIRQLMSSDVDVVIVEVGGTVGDIEGLPFLEAIRQLGTEVGRANAIYVHVTYVPYVKAAGELKTKPTQHSVKELRAIGIQPDIIVCRAERSIPASVKKKIALFANLKEREVITAKDLSTIYEVPLVLKKEGIDELIVEKLQLPATKDSDLSKWKEIVHRIKKPSKGTVRIAVVGKYVELPDAYKSIIESFVHAGAANDVKVEIKWVSAEELDEKEPEEFLSDVCGVLVPGGFGERGVEGKIKAVQFARENKIPFFGICLGMQCAVIEFARNVAGLEGAHSAEFDSSTKYPVIDLMEEQKKVSEKGGTMRLGAYPCVLKEGTFSFKAYGKKEISERHRHRYEFNNKFKEVLEKAGLVIAGTSPDGKLVEVVEVKDHPWFVAVQYHPEFKSRPREPHPLFVDFVKAAMEISS
- the kdsB gene encoding 3-deoxy-manno-octulosonate cytidylyltransferase, whose protein sequence is MEEFVIVIPARLGSTRLPRKPLQQLKGKPLIVRTAESCLKITEKVIVATDGREVAKALKGVDVEVVMTPSELPSGTDRVFEAVKDKNVKYIINVQGDEPFVKKEHVLPVAKALFEGKAEFATVAVPFSSLEDVQSPHNVKVVRDKNKYALYFSRSLIPFPRDEKLDVSIFLKHVGIYGYTKEALERFVSWNRGKLEEIEKLEQLRILENGEKIYVADAPSAPFGIDTAEDLKKAEKILEKEMKNGF
- the purQ gene encoding phosphoribosylformylglycinamidine synthase subunit PurQ; its protein translation is MKFGIPVYPGSNCDRDVGWVIEKVLGHEVKYLWHRETDLSGIDCVVVPGGFSYGDYLRAGAMAKISPVTESICEFAEKGGLVMGICNGFQILLEAGLLPGAMLPNKTLTFICEFVHLKVENNETPFTKLYDKGEVIRIPIAHAEGNYTCPPEVLKELEENGQVVVRYCSPEGEVSEEFNPNGSLNNIAGICNKRGNVFGLMPHPERASEAILGSTDGYRMFASIVETLTS
- the purS gene encoding phosphoribosylformylglycinamidine synthase subunit PurS; translated protein: MALYRVKVYISYREGILDPQGVAVEKAAHSLGFEKVSNVRVGKFITMNVEAESEEEVKKEIEEMAKRFLVNPVIEEYSYEIEEVK
- a CDS encoding TIGR04013 family B12-binding domain/radical SAM domain-containing protein — translated: MRDLRLVFFENKLNRYSINALLGAIETYEELERLPIYFVQNSEEAVSLINSFPKTALTVLNFSFFTPQLWDVRESVKKIRREVKRELILTAGGPHPSGDPIGTLKMGFDRVFVGEGEVSFPAFLKSLMENKEYQASSSLCVNLNAFLPFSIRFRRFNPIEITRGCPFGCAFCQTPRIFGRKVRHRSIDVVVSHVETMIKHGLKDIRFITPNALSYGSEDGIKLNLKAVEELLSSVKKIKGVRRVFFGSFPSEVRPEHVTEESVELIKRYADNDNLVIGAQSGSDRILKLCGRKHTVEDVYRAVKIAVKNGFKAKVDFIFGFPDETEDDIKQTINFMEELTKLGASIHAHFFMPLPKTPFAAKKPKPVDLKLLRVINKLTGKGLLFGNWKQQEQLAFKIYDYLHGQFDNISTTLKEKAFDAV
- a CDS encoding CPBP family intramembrane glutamic endopeptidase, with amino-acid sequence MTRCRNCGFIKWYFLVIVVAAFTLRFYPQYSAFINSFFLIGIPLLSKKTPEQLGFKNFKSGILWGLAASVTVLPVYALVLTILGAKFLLPNTDKLLNLLSFYFVVALSEETFFRGYFYSEMENEPFFLFISKNNFVSSFLFATAHAFIYYNPIMFKVFFPSLIMGWLYEKSGSIFAPVIFHWLSDVIYALIKF
- the lspA gene encoding signal peptidase II yields the protein MKKLFFLIAFLVFVLDRITKLLAVKFLVKSVSIIPGFFSLTLAENRGAAFSIFSSGNQIVRFFFLIILPVAVIGWIVFYVLKRENLSLLEVVSLSLITGGALGNLFDRVLNGRVVDFIDFHIGVYHYPTFNVADVAVFLGCLLLLYKYMKS
- the dnaG gene encoding DNA primase — its product is MGNYKFPPSFIQELLSRVDIVDIVSHYLTLKQVGRNFTALCPFHPEKTPSFVVSPEKQIFKCFGCGVGGNAITFVEKYENLSFPEAVKRVAELSGIELPTEFKEDDALSKIEEEGYKVAEYFHSKISQLKDYLQNRGIEESTASRFLLGYAPRGYSRELKVSRETARELGIISESGKEFFAERLIIPIFSHGGKVVAFAGRVLSNDSKLPKYINSPESSVFKKNSTLYGFYQSKEEILKTRTAVVVEGYFDVISLHQIGVRNAVAPMGTSITENHVRILSRYVEKPVLAFDGDSAGKKATLRAAGLFLVKGKEPFVAPMPEGEDPDSLSHSLPEKLKEIVNSPLPFIDWVIDSAVKFPDLEKSHFLREFANAIAPLRLANPFLYKIYVSKVSAQFDVDPAWFKVNAPNFRKKEDSEESVPVPPVEKAFIKGLVERKIEFPLEVSPNVFLSPLTAKIYTLLKNAGFSHLTVQSEFPELASVLSEILFSDFTDDEIRSAFCRIAVKELKRRLRKIEDVDEKRYLRQLIVELEKKNLDVLRELCDKTLI